A window from Aeromonas rivipollensis encodes these proteins:
- the livH gene encoding high-affinity branched-chain amino acid ABC transporter permease LivH, with the protein MSEHLLYLVQQLLNGLTIGSTYALIAIGYTMVYGIIGMINFAHGEVYMIGSYVAFMVMAGLMMMGIDSTVLLLGGAFLISILITGSYGWTIERVAYRPLRGGNRLIPLISAIGMSIFLQNMMRMAQGSRDIAMPTLISGGWTLGGEDGFQASLSYMQLIIFVVTFITMLALTQFINRSRMGRACRACSEDIKMANLLGIDTHVVISITFVLGAALAAIAGVLLGMYYGVINPYLGFMAGLKAFTAAVLGGIGSIPGAVIGGLLLGVVEALTAGYLSTEYKDVMAFALLIFVLLFMPTGILGRPEVEKV; encoded by the coding sequence ATGTCCGAACACCTTCTTTATCTGGTTCAGCAGCTGCTGAACGGATTGACCATAGGCAGCACCTATGCGTTGATCGCCATCGGCTACACCATGGTCTACGGCATCATAGGCATGATCAACTTCGCCCACGGCGAGGTCTACATGATCGGCTCCTATGTCGCCTTCATGGTGATGGCCGGGCTCATGATGATGGGCATCGACAGCACAGTGCTGCTGCTGGGCGGCGCCTTTCTGATCAGTATCCTCATCACCGGCAGCTATGGCTGGACCATAGAGCGGGTCGCCTATCGCCCGCTGCGGGGCGGCAATCGCCTCATTCCCCTCATCTCCGCCATCGGCATGTCGATCTTCTTGCAGAACATGATGCGGATGGCACAGGGCTCGCGCGATATCGCCATGCCCACCCTGATCTCCGGGGGCTGGACCCTGGGCGGTGAGGACGGCTTCCAGGCCAGCCTCTCCTACATGCAACTCATCATCTTCGTGGTGACCTTCATCACCATGCTGGCGCTGACCCAGTTCATCAACCGCTCCCGCATGGGCCGCGCCTGTCGCGCCTGTTCGGAAGACATCAAGATGGCCAACCTGCTGGGCATAGACACCCACGTGGTCATCTCCATCACCTTCGTGCTGGGGGCCGCCCTGGCCGCCATCGCGGGCGTGCTGCTCGGCATGTATTACGGCGTCATCAACCCCTACCTCGGCTTTATGGCCGGTCTCAAGGCGTTTACGGCAGCGGTATTGGGCGGCATCGGCAGCATTCCTGGCGCCGTGATCGGCGGCCTGCTGCTCGGCGTGGTCGAGGCGCTCACCGCCGGTTACCTCAGCACCGAGTACAAGGATGTGATGGCCTTCGCCCTGCTCATCTTCGTGTTGCTCTTCATGCCCACCGGCATTCTCGGCCGTCCGGAAGTGGAGAAAGTCTGA
- a CDS encoding branched-chain amino acid ABC transporter substrate-binding protein — protein sequence MNNLSKMAVRAVVSLALFGSVSMANAADTIKIGIAGPLTGPVAQYGDMQFTGGKMAVEQINKAGGIKGKQIEAVIYDDACDPKQAVAIANKVINDGVKFVVGHLCSDNTLPASDIYEDEGVLMVTPASTNPKITERGYQLTMRTIGLDSDQGPTAAKYIIEQVKPQRVAVIHDKKQYGEGIASSVKAALDKAGVKVVAFEGITAGDKDFSALIAKLQKENVDFVYYGGYHPELGLILRQAGEKGLKAKFMGPEGVGNKDISAIGGPASEGLLVTLPNKYDLLPANASIVEAFKAKGQDSSGPFVWTTYAAVQTLAAGIAKAGEDDPAAVAAAIKAAPIDTVMGPLSWAPNGDLKGFEFGVFQWHADGTSTQVK from the coding sequence ATGAATAACTTGAGCAAAATGGCAGTCAGGGCAGTGGTTTCTTTGGCTCTGTTTGGATCAGTCTCCATGGCCAATGCGGCCGATACCATCAAGATCGGCATCGCCGGCCCCCTGACCGGCCCGGTCGCCCAGTACGGTGACATGCAGTTCACCGGCGGCAAGATGGCGGTCGAGCAGATCAACAAGGCGGGCGGCATCAAGGGCAAACAGATCGAAGCCGTCATCTATGACGACGCCTGCGATCCCAAGCAGGCCGTGGCCATCGCCAACAAGGTGATCAACGACGGCGTCAAGTTCGTGGTCGGTCACCTCTGCTCAGACAACACCCTGCCCGCCTCCGACATCTATGAAGATGAAGGGGTGCTGATGGTGACCCCGGCCTCCACCAACCCCAAGATCACCGAGCGTGGCTACCAGCTGACCATGCGCACCATTGGCCTGGACAGCGATCAGGGCCCGACCGCCGCCAAGTACATCATCGAGCAGGTCAAACCCCAGCGCGTGGCCGTCATCCACGACAAGAAGCAGTACGGTGAAGGCATCGCCTCCAGCGTCAAGGCGGCGCTGGACAAGGCTGGCGTCAAGGTAGTGGCCTTTGAAGGCATCACCGCCGGGGACAAGGACTTCTCCGCCCTGATCGCCAAGCTGCAGAAAGAGAACGTGGACTTCGTCTACTACGGCGGCTACCACCCGGAGCTGGGTCTGATCCTGCGCCAGGCTGGCGAGAAGGGCCTGAAGGCCAAGTTCATGGGTCCGGAAGGTGTGGGTAACAAGGACATCTCCGCCATCGGCGGCCCGGCGTCCGAAGGCCTGCTGGTGACCCTGCCGAACAAGTACGATCTGCTGCCAGCCAACGCCTCCATCGTGGAAGCCTTCAAGGCCAAGGGTCAGGACTCCTCGGGTCCCTTCGTCTGGACCACCTACGCCGCGGTGCAAACCCTGGCGGCCGGTATCGCCAAGGCGGGCGAAGATGATCCCGCTGCCGTGGCTGCCGCCATCAAGGCTGCACCGATCGACACCGTCATGGGCCCCCTGAGCTGGGCACCGAACGGTGACCTCAAAGGCTTCGAATTCGGTGTCTTCCAATGGCACGCCGACGGTACCTCCACTCAAGTCAAATAA
- the norW gene encoding NADH:flavorubredoxin reductase NorW — protein MNAATQSDADISREIVVIGSGFAAQQLVKSLRKLDGEQPIRLITADSGDEYNKPDLSHVVSRGCAAAAMTRQSGSDFAEQQRIALLPHCSVLGIDPARRTLLTSQGSFPYGQLVLATGASAARPEIPGSEHLVTLNSQQEYAAAEGLIQQARRIMILGAGLIGCELAMDMASDGREVTLLDLAGSPLSALLPATLTQPLQQALCCQGVSLQFGTGLASVDTQPGDGWRVTLSDGRVSEQDLVIAAIGLRPNLALARGAGLDVERGILVDDMLQTSDPHIFALGDCVQWRGQLLPFLQPIVLGANALARTLLGTPTPLILPPMLVKVKTPRYPLQLAGRTKGEDLAWQCRWNSHGMVAEAHGEDGELCGFVVGGDQMSAAFPLLRQLPC, from the coding sequence ATGAACGCAGCAACTCAGAGTGACGCCGACATCAGCCGGGAAATAGTGGTGATCGGCAGTGGCTTCGCCGCCCAGCAGCTGGTCAAGAGCCTGCGCAAGCTGGATGGGGAGCAGCCTATCCGCCTCATCACCGCCGACAGCGGCGACGAATACAACAAGCCGGACTTGAGCCACGTGGTGAGCCGGGGCTGCGCCGCCGCAGCCATGACCCGCCAGAGCGGCAGCGACTTTGCCGAGCAGCAGCGCATCGCGCTGCTGCCCCACTGCTCTGTGCTGGGCATAGATCCCGCCCGGCGCACCCTGTTGACCTCGCAGGGCAGCTTCCCCTATGGCCAGCTGGTGCTGGCTACCGGCGCCAGCGCGGCGCGCCCCGAGATACCGGGCAGCGAGCATCTGGTGACCCTCAACAGCCAGCAGGAGTACGCCGCCGCCGAGGGGCTGATCCAGCAGGCCAGGCGCATCATGATATTGGGGGCCGGGCTGATTGGCTGCGAGCTGGCGATGGACATGGCGAGCGACGGCCGCGAGGTCACCCTGCTGGATCTGGCGGGCAGCCCGCTCAGCGCCCTGCTGCCCGCCACCCTGACCCAGCCGCTGCAACAGGCGCTGTGCTGCCAGGGCGTCAGCCTGCAATTCGGGACGGGTCTCGCCAGCGTGGACACCCAGCCCGGCGACGGCTGGCGCGTCACCCTGAGTGACGGGCGCGTCAGCGAGCAGGATCTGGTGATCGCCGCGATCGGCCTGCGGCCGAATCTGGCCCTGGCCCGGGGGGCCGGGCTGGACGTGGAGCGCGGCATCCTGGTCGACGACATGTTGCAGACCAGCGATCCCCATATCTTCGCGCTGGGGGATTGCGTGCAGTGGCGGGGTCAGCTGCTCCCCTTCCTGCAACCCATAGTGCTGGGGGCCAATGCGCTGGCGCGCACCCTGCTCGGCACCCCGACCCCGCTGATCCTGCCCCCCATGCTGGTGAAGGTGAAGACGCCGCGCTACCCGCTGCAGCTGGCGGGCCGCACCAAGGGCGAGGATCTCGCCTGGCAGTGCCGCTGGAACAGCCACGGCATGGTGGCCGAGGCGCACGGCGAAGATGGTGAGCTGTGCGGCTTCGTGGTGGGGGGCGATCAGATGAGCGCCGCCTTCCCGCTGCTGCGCCAGCTGCCCTGTTGA
- a CDS encoding 4Fe-4S binding protein, with protein sequence MSLIEAMTMVAGLVYLVLLAWQARSGWQWRLALGLLGLIWLVAADSLLWFALGLVLVPLALWHRYRPLPALGGINSQWLRAWTRQLLLLCWGLVTLQYGIHIWQLGQGIPPWLVRPDVVDGFLPIAGGLGLRAWLSQGIVDPHHPAATITVLVLCLSALLLGRAFCAWFCPLGLVGEWLHGLRSRLLPGEWVPPRWLDVVLRSQKFLVLAFLLFIVLIAVPGAALPGYLASPYHQAADMKMGAFFFNLTLISGLCLGWVLLLTVTFRQGFCRYLCPYGAWLSLLGLLTPLRIRRDPARCLRSAGHDCDKCSRACPSRIQVHQLIAVQSLECSSCLSCVAACPKSADALHLGSKARRLEPGWLLGLLCLLLLVLPLLAYGLLEFWVSQTPLADRYELLQRLPWLNH encoded by the coding sequence ATGAGCCTGATTGAAGCGATGACCATGGTGGCTGGCCTGGTCTATCTGGTGCTGCTGGCGTGGCAGGCGCGATCGGGCTGGCAGTGGCGTCTTGCCCTCGGCCTGCTGGGCCTAATCTGGCTGGTGGCGGCGGACAGTCTGCTCTGGTTCGCGCTGGGGCTGGTGCTCGTCCCCCTTGCCCTGTGGCACAGATACCGGCCGCTGCCGGCACTCGGCGGGATCAACAGCCAGTGGCTGCGGGCCTGGACCCGCCAGCTGCTGCTGCTCTGCTGGGGGTTGGTGACGCTGCAGTACGGCATCCATATCTGGCAGCTGGGGCAGGGGATACCCCCCTGGCTGGTGCGCCCGGACGTGGTGGACGGCTTCCTGCCCATCGCCGGCGGGCTGGGGCTGCGGGCCTGGCTCAGTCAGGGCATAGTGGATCCCCATCATCCGGCGGCCACCATCACTGTGCTGGTGCTCTGCCTGTCGGCCCTGCTGCTGGGGCGGGCCTTCTGCGCCTGGTTCTGTCCCCTCGGGCTGGTGGGGGAGTGGCTGCACGGCCTGCGCTCACGCCTGTTGCCGGGGGAGTGGGTGCCGCCCCGCTGGCTGGATGTCGTGCTGCGTTCCCAGAAATTCCTGGTGCTGGCTTTCCTGCTGTTTATCGTGCTGATCGCGGTGCCAGGCGCCGCCCTGCCCGGCTACCTCGCCAGCCCCTACCATCAGGCCGCTGACATGAAGATGGGGGCCTTCTTCTTCAACCTGACCCTCATCTCCGGCCTCTGCCTCGGCTGGGTGCTGCTGCTCACCGTCACCTTCCGACAGGGATTCTGTCGCTACCTCTGCCCCTACGGCGCCTGGCTCTCTTTACTCGGTCTGCTGACACCGCTGCGCATTCGCCGTGACCCGGCGCGCTGCCTGCGAAGTGCTGGCCATGACTGCGACAAGTGCAGCCGGGCCTGTCCTTCCCGCATCCAGGTGCACCAGCTGATCGCGGTGCAGAGCCTCGAGTGCAGCAGCTGCCTGAGCTGCGTGGCCGCCTGCCCCAAAAGCGCCGATGCGCTGCACCTGGGCAGCAAGGCACGCAGGCTGGAGCCCGGTTGGCTGCTGGGCCTGCTCTGCCTGTTGCTGCTGGTGCTGCCGCTACTCGCTTACGGCCTGCTGGAGTTCTGGGTCAGCCAGACGCCGCTCGCCGACCGCTACGAGTTGCTGCAACGGCTGCCCTGGTTGAATCATTGA
- a CDS encoding substrate-binding domain-containing protein produces MATIKDVASRAGVSISTVSHVLNHTRRVSEDATQKVLEAVAELNYAPNSVARSLKINSTKTIGMLVTTSANPFFAEVVQGVEAYCFEQGYSLILCNTENQPPRQQHYLRMLMEKRVDGLLVLGTDIDTPLRDMLRIHKNVPQVVLDWGTECDFANVINDNARIGARLAVRHLLEQGHTEIVCITGQIDKPTTQQRLDGVRDALGEQGLTLKDEQIFEGDYESQSGYDAMQRILALTPRPTAVFAFDDPMAIGAICAAWEAGVKVPDDISMIGYDDVEMARFSSPPLTTIRHPKAELGLLAVQQLVSRIRNKELEVESMTVQPELIVRRSVKSLR; encoded by the coding sequence ATGGCCACTATCAAGGATGTCGCCTCCAGGGCAGGCGTATCCATCTCCACCGTCTCACATGTACTCAATCACACCCGTCGGGTCAGCGAAGATGCAACCCAGAAAGTGCTTGAGGCGGTGGCAGAACTCAACTACGCGCCCAATTCGGTAGCGCGCAGCCTCAAGATCAACTCGACCAAGACCATCGGCATGCTGGTCACCACCAGTGCCAACCCCTTCTTCGCGGAAGTGGTGCAAGGGGTGGAAGCCTACTGCTTCGAACAGGGTTACAGCCTGATCCTGTGCAACACCGAGAACCAGCCCCCCCGTCAGCAGCACTATCTGCGGATGCTGATGGAGAAGCGGGTCGACGGCTTGCTGGTGCTGGGGACCGACATCGATACCCCGCTGCGGGACATGCTGCGGATCCACAAGAATGTGCCGCAAGTGGTGCTGGACTGGGGAACCGAGTGTGACTTTGCCAACGTGATCAACGACAACGCCCGCATAGGTGCACGCCTGGCCGTGCGTCATCTGCTGGAGCAGGGTCACACCGAGATCGTCTGCATCACCGGCCAGATCGACAAGCCGACCACCCAGCAGCGGCTGGACGGGGTGCGTGATGCCCTGGGCGAGCAGGGTCTGACCCTGAAGGACGAGCAGATCTTCGAAGGGGATTACGAGAGCCAGAGCGGCTACGACGCCATGCAGCGGATCCTGGCCCTGACGCCGCGGCCGACCGCTGTCTTTGCCTTCGACGATCCCATGGCCATCGGTGCCATCTGCGCCGCCTGGGAAGCCGGGGTCAAGGTGCCGGACGACATCTCCATGATCGGCTATGACGACGTGGAGATGGCGCGCTTCTCCAGCCCGCCGCTCACCACCATTCGCCACCCCAAGGCCGAACTCGGTCTGCTGGCGGTGCAGCAACTGGTGAGCCGGATCCGCAACAAGGAGCTGGAAGTCGAGTCCATGACGGTCCAGCCGGAGCTGATCGTTCGTCGCTCGGTCAAGTCCCTGCGCTGA
- the norR gene encoding nitric oxide reductase transcriptional regulator NorR, whose protein sequence is MISTDSLARIALDLQLGISHQDRFHRLIQSVRSLLHSDASALLRYEGGQFIPLAIDGLMQDVLGRRFALKDHPRMEAIARAGDVVRFPADSSLPDPYDGLIPDHDDFKVHACVGLPLFSDQTLIGALTIDGMNPTQFDDISDEELRLVGALAAAALSNALLLERLARQSSEPLASAPHAEGQPEMIGHSPAMARLRHEIEVVANSELNVLILGETGVGKELIAKAVHQGSPRASAPLVYLNCAALPESVAESELFGHVKGAFTGAIHNRAGKFELADRGTLFLDEIGELSLPLQAKLLRVLQYGDLQRIGDDTPLKVNVRILAATNRDLKQGVVEGQFRADLYHRLSVFPIQAPALRERPGDIPLLAGYFCERCRVSLGLERLRILPGVLALLEGHDWPGNVRELEHAIHRAAVLARAEQGSQSPALDAHHFNLGAAVSPPPAASTAAPPIATGLGLRAATDAFQLQLIEQTLAAQEGNWAATARALALDGGNLHRLARRLGLKA, encoded by the coding sequence GTGATCTCGACCGACAGCCTGGCGCGCATCGCCCTCGACCTGCAACTCGGCATCTCCCACCAGGACAGGTTCCACCGCCTGATCCAGAGCGTGCGCAGCCTGCTGCACTCGGACGCCTCTGCCCTGCTGCGCTACGAGGGGGGCCAGTTCATCCCGCTCGCCATCGATGGCCTGATGCAGGACGTGCTGGGCCGCCGCTTCGCCCTCAAGGATCACCCGCGCATGGAGGCCATAGCCCGGGCCGGCGACGTGGTGCGCTTCCCCGCCGACAGCTCCCTGCCCGACCCCTATGACGGCCTGATCCCGGATCACGACGACTTCAAGGTGCACGCCTGCGTCGGCCTGCCGCTCTTCTCGGATCAGACCCTCATCGGCGCCCTGACCATAGACGGCATGAACCCGACCCAGTTCGACGACATCAGCGACGAGGAGTTGCGGCTGGTGGGCGCCCTGGCCGCCGCCGCCCTCAGCAACGCCCTGCTGCTGGAACGCCTAGCCCGCCAGAGCAGCGAGCCCCTCGCCTCTGCCCCCCATGCCGAGGGCCAGCCGGAGATGATAGGCCACTCCCCCGCCATGGCCCGGCTGCGCCATGAGATAGAGGTAGTCGCCAACTCGGAGCTGAACGTGCTGATTTTGGGGGAGACGGGGGTCGGCAAGGAGCTGATCGCCAAGGCGGTGCATCAGGGCTCACCCCGCGCCAGCGCCCCCCTGGTTTATCTCAACTGCGCCGCCCTGCCGGAATCCGTGGCCGAAAGCGAGCTGTTCGGCCACGTGAAGGGGGCCTTCACCGGCGCCATCCACAACAGGGCGGGCAAGTTCGAGCTGGCCGACAGGGGCACCCTCTTTCTCGACGAGATTGGCGAGCTCTCCCTGCCGCTGCAGGCCAAGCTGCTGCGAGTGCTGCAATACGGGGATCTGCAGCGCATCGGTGATGACACCCCCCTCAAGGTCAATGTGCGCATCCTGGCGGCCACCAACCGGGATCTGAAGCAGGGGGTGGTCGAGGGGCAGTTCAGGGCCGATCTCTATCACCGGTTGAGCGTCTTCCCGATCCAGGCCCCGGCGCTGCGGGAGCGCCCCGGCGACATCCCCCTGCTGGCCGGTTATTTTTGCGAACGCTGCCGGGTCAGCCTGGGGCTGGAGCGGCTGCGCATCCTGCCCGGGGTGCTGGCACTGCTCGAGGGTCACGACTGGCCGGGCAACGTGCGCGAACTCGAGCACGCCATCCACAGAGCCGCCGTGCTGGCCCGGGCCGAGCAGGGCAGCCAGTCCCCGGCCCTGGACGCTCACCACTTCAATCTGGGGGCGGCTGTCTCGCCGCCGCCTGCCGCCAGCACGGCTGCCCCGCCCATCGCCACCGGCCTCGGCCTGCGCGCCGCCACCGACGCCTTCCAGCTCCAGCTGATAGAGCAGACCCTGGCGGCCCAGGAGGGCAACTGGGCCGCCACCGCCCGGGCGCTGGCGCTGGACGGCGGCAACCTGCACCGGCTCGCCAGGCGGCTCGGCCTCAAGGCCTGA
- a CDS encoding DUF1971 domain-containing protein produces the protein MSMQLIPSHWVVRRSTPFFTRDNVPQALLSHHNTAAGVFGQLCVMEGTVTYHGFADEQAEEPELSLVIRAGEFATSPPQYWHRVELSEDARFNIHFWAEQGSSDQPLFNSRKG, from the coding sequence ATGTCCATGCAACTGATACCGTCTCACTGGGTGGTGCGTCGTTCCACCCCCTTCTTCACTCGTGACAACGTGCCCCAGGCCCTGCTCAGCCACCACAACACGGCGGCCGGGGTGTTCGGCCAGCTCTGCGTGATGGAGGGCACCGTCACCTATCACGGCTTTGCCGACGAGCAGGCCGAAGAGCCGGAGCTGAGTCTGGTGATCCGGGCCGGGGAGTTTGCCACCAGCCCGCCCCAGTACTGGCACAGGGTCGAGCTGTCGGAGGATGCCCGCTTCAACATCCACTTCTGGGCCGAGCAGGGTTCGTCGGACCAGCCGCTGTTCAACAGTCGCAAGGGGTGA
- the norV gene encoding anaerobic nitric oxide reductase flavorubredoxin, protein MSIHVKNNIHWVGQRDWEVRDFHGTEYKTHKGTSYNSYLIREGKNVLIDTVDHKFSREFVQNLAAEIDLAAIDYVVINHAEEDHAGALTELMARIPGTPIYCTHNAIDSITGHHHHPEWNFQPVKTGDSLDIGNGKQLVFIETPMLHWPDSMMTYMTEDAVLFSNDAFGQHYCDEHLFNDEVDQTELMEQCQRYYANILTPFSPLVTAKIKEVLGFNLPVSMVATSHGIVWREDPTQIILKYLEWADHYQEDRITLFYDSMSNNTRMMADAIAQGIHEVDPGVAVKIYNVARHDKNEILTQVFRSKGILVGSSTMNNVMMPKVAGMLEEITGLRFRNKRASAFGSYGWTGGAVDRIQTRLMDAGFDISLSLKAKWRPDGSALALCREHGRQLARQWALHPLEVSRPITTTQAAVTPAPLIAKALQAAPAAAQWDDDQAMLCTVCQWVYDPAQGEPDQLVAPGTPWAQVPDSFLCPGCGIGKEVFEPCALEACV, encoded by the coding sequence ATGAGCATTCACGTCAAGAACAACATCCACTGGGTCGGCCAACGGGACTGGGAGGTGCGCGACTTCCACGGCACCGAGTACAAGACCCACAAGGGCACCAGCTACAACAGCTACCTCATCCGCGAAGGGAAGAACGTGCTGATCGATACCGTCGATCACAAGTTCAGCCGCGAGTTCGTGCAGAACCTGGCGGCCGAGATCGATCTCGCCGCCATCGACTATGTGGTGATCAACCACGCCGAGGAGGATCACGCCGGCGCCCTGACCGAGCTGATGGCTCGCATCCCCGGCACCCCCATCTACTGCACCCACAACGCCATCGACTCCATCACCGGCCATCATCACCACCCGGAGTGGAACTTCCAGCCGGTGAAGACCGGTGACAGCCTGGATATCGGCAACGGCAAGCAGCTGGTCTTCATCGAGACTCCCATGCTGCACTGGCCCGACAGCATGATGACCTATATGACAGAGGATGCGGTGCTCTTCTCCAACGATGCCTTCGGCCAGCACTACTGCGACGAGCACCTGTTCAACGACGAGGTGGATCAGACCGAGCTGATGGAGCAGTGCCAGCGCTACTACGCCAACATACTCACCCCCTTCAGCCCGCTGGTGACCGCCAAGATCAAGGAGGTGCTGGGCTTCAACCTGCCGGTGAGCATGGTGGCCACCTCCCACGGCATCGTCTGGCGCGAGGATCCCACCCAGATCATCCTGAAATACCTGGAGTGGGCCGACCACTACCAGGAAGACCGCATCACCCTGTTCTACGACTCCATGTCCAACAACACCCGCATGATGGCGGACGCCATCGCCCAGGGCATCCACGAGGTGGACCCGGGCGTGGCGGTGAAGATCTACAACGTGGCCCGCCACGACAAGAACGAGATCCTGACCCAGGTGTTCCGCTCCAAGGGGATACTGGTGGGCTCCTCCACCATGAACAACGTCATGATGCCCAAGGTGGCGGGCATGCTGGAGGAGATCACCGGCCTGCGTTTTCGCAACAAGCGTGCCTCGGCCTTCGGCAGCTACGGCTGGACCGGCGGCGCCGTTGACCGGATCCAGACCCGCCTGATGGATGCGGGTTTCGACATCAGCCTCTCCCTCAAGGCCAAGTGGCGCCCGGATGGCTCGGCGCTGGCCCTGTGCCGCGAGCACGGTCGTCAGCTCGCCCGCCAGTGGGCCCTGCATCCGCTCGAGGTGTCCCGCCCGATCACCACAACCCAGGCGGCAGTGACGCCTGCCCCCTTGATAGCCAAGGCGCTGCAAGCCGCACCGGCCGCCGCTCAATGGGACGACGATCAGGCGATGCTCTGCACCGTCTGCCAGTGGGTATATGACCCGGCCCAGGGCGAGCCGGATCAGCTGGTGGCGCCGGGCACCCCCTGGGCTCAGGTGCCTGACAGCTTCCTTTGCCCCGGCTGCGGCATCGGCAAGGAGGTGTTCGAACCCTGCGCCCTGGAGGCCTGTGTATGA
- the tnaC gene encoding tryptophanase leader peptide, whose translation MSNNMNIMITSPKWFTLDHKIAFFFPL comes from the coding sequence ATGAGCAACAACATGAATATCATGATCACCTCACCCAAGTGGTTTACCCTGGATCATAAAATCGCGTTCTTCTTCCCGCTGTAA
- the tnaA gene encoding tryptophanase, which yields MENFKHLPEPFRIRVIEPVKRTTRAYREEAIIRAGMNPFLLDSEDVFIDLLTDSGTGAITQDMQAAMLRGDEAYSGSRSYYALQKAVQEIFGYSLTIPTHQGRGAEQIYIPVLIKKREQEKGLDRKKMVALSNYFFDTTQGHTQINCCVAKNVYTKEAFDTSVTADFKGNFDLVKLEEAILEAGPANVPYIVSTITCNSAGGQPVSIANLKAVYEIARKYDIPVIMDSARFAENAYFIQQREPGYADWSIEAITKESYKYADGLAMSAKKDAMVQMGGLLCFKDDSMLDVYTECRTLCVVQEGFPTYGGLEGGAMERLAVGLRDGMRQDWLAYRIGQVQYLVDGLEAIGVVCQQAGGHAAFVDAGKLLPHIPADQFPAHALACELYKVAGIRAVEIGSLLLGRDPATGKQHPCPAELLRLTIPRATYTQTHMDFVIEAFGEVKKNARNVKGLDFIYEPAVLRHFTARLKEVEPQGQAVSKKSEKLIEA from the coding sequence ATGGAAAACTTCAAGCATCTTCCCGAACCGTTCCGCATTCGTGTCATCGAGCCGGTCAAGCGCACCACCCGCGCCTACCGGGAGGAGGCCATCATAAGGGCGGGCATGAACCCCTTCCTGCTGGACAGCGAGGACGTCTTCATCGACCTGCTGACCGACAGCGGCACCGGCGCCATCACCCAGGACATGCAGGCCGCCATGCTGCGCGGCGACGAGGCCTACAGCGGCAGCCGCAGCTACTACGCCCTGCAGAAGGCGGTGCAGGAGATCTTCGGCTATTCGCTGACCATTCCTACCCACCAGGGGCGCGGCGCCGAGCAGATCTACATTCCCGTGCTCATCAAGAAGCGGGAGCAGGAGAAGGGGCTGGATCGCAAGAAGATGGTGGCGCTCTCCAACTACTTCTTCGACACCACCCAGGGCCACACCCAGATCAACTGCTGCGTGGCGAAGAACGTCTACACCAAGGAGGCGTTCGACACCTCTGTCACCGCCGACTTCAAGGGCAACTTCGATCTGGTCAAGCTGGAGGAGGCCATCCTGGAGGCGGGCCCGGCCAACGTGCCCTACATCGTCAGCACCATCACCTGCAACTCCGCCGGGGGCCAGCCGGTGTCGATTGCCAACCTCAAAGCGGTCTACGAGATCGCCCGGAAATACGACATTCCTGTCATCATGGATTCGGCCCGCTTCGCCGAGAACGCCTACTTCATCCAGCAGCGCGAGCCCGGCTACGCCGACTGGAGCATAGAGGCGATCACCAAGGAGTCCTACAAGTACGCGGACGGCCTCGCCATGTCGGCGAAGAAGGATGCCATGGTGCAGATGGGGGGCCTGCTCTGCTTCAAGGACGACAGCATGCTGGACGTCTACACAGAGTGCCGCACCCTCTGCGTGGTGCAGGAGGGCTTCCCGACCTACGGGGGTCTGGAGGGGGGCGCCATGGAGCGGCTCGCGGTGGGACTGCGGGACGGCATGCGCCAGGACTGGCTGGCCTACCGCATCGGCCAGGTGCAGTACCTGGTGGACGGCCTGGAGGCCATAGGCGTGGTGTGCCAGCAGGCGGGGGGCCACGCGGCCTTCGTGGATGCGGGCAAGCTGCTGCCCCACATCCCGGCGGATCAGTTCCCGGCCCACGCCCTGGCGTGCGAGCTCTACAAGGTGGCCGGCATCCGGGCGGTGGAGATAGGCTCATTGCTGCTGGGACGGGATCCCGCCACCGGCAAGCAGCACCCCTGCCCGGCGGAGCTGCTGCGCCTCACCATACCGCGCGCTACCTATACCCAAACCCACATGGACTTCGTCATCGAGGCCTTTGGCGAGGTGAAGAAGAACGCCAGGAACGTGAAGGGGCTCGACTTTATCTATGAGCCGGCGGTGCTGCGCCACTTCACCGCCAGATTGAAGGAGGTCGAGCCCCAGGGTCAGGCGGTCAGCAAGAAGAGTGAAAAATTAATAGAAGCATAA